In the genome of Leishmania braziliensis MHOM/BR/75/M2904 contig, possible fusion of chromosomes 20 and 34, one region contains:
- a CDS encoding putative protein kinase: protein MGNYFSLCPQAVHGLLSFNGIGAFSSAHPTGVVVRGVDYSAVKLIGEGGYAFVYEGYNNATGQRVALKRYVFTETQQQQVVVNEMNIYRDVCPNDYIVTYLDSEMLYRPGLPLPEMWVVMEFCDGPSLQEYINNRLQSPHPFSAREVFEIVDNLLHAIGHLHSQSPPVSHWDIKPDNFLFTETGRLKLCDFGSATRMFYAPKSVEEVSVAESELGSRMTLLYRPPESLDLWSKDRVDTKADIWALGVIIYVLVFREMPFEANSMEIMAGVPKRYKGNAEDSCPEDFRPLMNVVRTKMLTKKPADRADIFSISEELESITHLPPLSRPRPGLQSAQRSRFA, encoded by the coding sequence ATGGGCAATTACTTTTCCCTGTGCCCTCAAGCTGTTCATGGTCTCCTTAGCTTCAACGGTATAGGTGCGTTCTCGAGTGCACATCCAACTGGGGTGGTCGTTAGAGGCGTGGACTATTCAGCGGTGAAATTGATCGGCGAGGGAGGATACGCTTTCGTGTACGAAGGATATAACAATGCCACTGGTCAACGGGTTGCTTTGAAGCGCTATGTATTCACGgaaacgcagcagcagcaggtagTTGTGAATGAGATGAACATTTACCGTGATGTCTGTCCCAATGACTATATAGTGACGTACCTTGACTCTGAAATGCTTTATCGGCCCGGGCTACCGTTGCCAGAGATGTGGGTCGTGATGGAGTTCTGTGACGGTCCTTCCTTGCAGGAGTACATTAATAATCGACTTCAGTCCCCTCACCCTTTCTCGGCGCGTGAGGTGTTTGAAATTGTCGACAATCTTCTTCATGCAATCGGTCACTTGCACTCACAATCGCCGCCCGTTTCCCACTGGGACATTAAGCCTGACAATTTCTTGTTCACTGAGACTGGGCGGCTCAAACTCTGTGATTTTGGAAGTGCAACGCGAATGTTCTACGCACCCAAGTCAGTGGAAGAGGTGTCTGTTGCTGAGTCGGAGTTGGGTTCAAGGATGACACTTCTCTACCGGCCGCCGGAGTCACTGGATCTATGGTCGAAGGACCGCGTCGACACCAAAGCTGACATCTGGGCGCTTGGCGTCATCATTTATGTGCTGGTGTTTCGCGAAATGCCGTTTGAGGCAAATTCGATGGAGATAATGGCAGGAGTGCCGAAGAGATACAAAGGCAACGCAGAGGACAGCTGTCCCGAGGACTTTAGACCGCTCATGAACGTTGTGCGCACAAAGATGCTCACAAAAAAACCCGCAGACCGTGCCGACATCTTTAGCATCTCTGAAGAGTTAGAAAGTATTACACACTTACCGCCGCTATCACGCCCACGGCCTGGGTTACAGAGTGCGCAACGATCGCGCTTCGCCTAA
- the APX gene encoding putative ascorbate-dependent peroxidase translates to MTGTSRRAKGLFAGIAAGSFVSGAMIVSCASFGSRANEPPFDIKSLRSDIEAMISDNLDLGPSLVRLAWHEAGSYDCFKKDGAPNSASMRFKPECQYEGNNGLEVPRRALEPFKKKYPQISYADLWVLAAYVAIEYMGGPSIPFSWGRVDAKDGSVCGPDGRLPDGGKTQDHVREVFTRLGFNDQETVALIGAHTCGECHLKYSGFDGPWTHDKNGFDNSFFTQLLSEEWVVNPKIQKMQLMDRATTKLMMLPSDMSLILDPKYRKYVELYANDNDRFNKDFSAAFKKLTELGTKNLRKAPAVEC, encoded by the coding sequence ATGACCGGTACCTCGCGGCGAGCGAAGGGGCTCTTTGCTGGCATCGCTGCCGGCTCCTTCGTGAGCGGTGCCATGATTGTTTCGTGTGCCAGCTTCGGCTCTCGGGCGAATGAGCCGCCGTTTGATATCAAGTCACTCCGTTCCGACATTGAGGCGATGATTTCTGATAATCTCGATCTTGGACCTTCGCTGGTTCGTCTCGCGTGGCACGAGGCTGGCTCTTACGACTGCTTTAAGAAGGACGGCGCTCCGAACTCGGCGTCGATGCGCTTCAAACCAGAGTGCCAATACGAGGGTAACAACGGTCTCGAAGTCCCTCGCAGGGCGCTGGAGCCGTTCAAGAAAAAGTATCCGCAAATATCTTATGCAGATTTGTGGGTGCTTGCCGCCTACGTGGCTATTGAGTACATGGGTGGTCCGAGTATTCCGTTCAGCTGGGGTCGCGTGGATGCGAAGGACGGCTCTGTGTGCGGACCGGACGGGCGCCTGCCGGACGGTGGAAAGACGCAGGATCACGTGCGCGAGGTCTTCACGCGTCTCGGGTTCAATGATCAGGAGACGGTGGCGCTTATCGGTGCGCACACTTGCGGTGAGTGCCACCTCAAGTACTCCGGCTTCGATGGGCCGTGGACACACGACAAGAACGGGTTCGACAACTCCTTCTTCACGCAACTTCTCAGTGAGGAGTGGGTGGTGAATCCCAAGATCCAGAAGATGCAGCTGATGGACCGCGCGACTACGAAACTGATGATGCTTCCCAGTGACATGTCCCTGATTCTCGACCCCAAGTACCGCAAGTACGTTGAGCTATACGCAAACGACAACGACCGCTTCAACAAAGATTTTTCCGCGGCGTTCAAGAAGTTGACGGAGCTGGGCACCAAAAACCTTCGCAAAGCACCGGCAGTGGAATGCTAA